One window of Sphingomonas paeninsulae genomic DNA carries:
- a CDS encoding NADPH:quinone oxidoreductase family protein — MSRAVIISAFGAPSTFALEDRELAPPGPGKLTIAVQAAGVSFVDVLVAAGEYQLKPPLPFIPGSEFSGIVTAVGEGVDPARIGQRVLASAFGAAFAEESVVPAKLALPIPQSMNFVEAAVFRVSYATAYYALVQRGQLKAGETVLVLGAGGAVGYAAIQVAKALGAKVIGSASSETKRALATQGGAFATVDSRSETWRDDVKAANGGQTVDVVIDPIGGAATEPAFRSLAWNGRLLVIGFASGTIAKVPANLALLKGASMIGVDVRQFGEFEPEAATANVTALFDLYEAGHLHPPIGQTYPLDEFVTAMVEARAGETAGRIVLTMDPIAPVDSHPTL; from the coding sequence ATGAGCCGCGCCGTCATCATCAGCGCGTTTGGCGCGCCATCGACTTTTGCTCTGGAAGACCGCGAGCTTGCACCTCCCGGCCCCGGCAAGCTGACGATCGCGGTTCAGGCGGCGGGAGTCAGCTTTGTCGATGTCCTCGTCGCGGCGGGTGAGTATCAGTTGAAGCCGCCGCTTCCGTTCATTCCCGGCAGCGAATTTTCGGGCATCGTAACTGCGGTCGGCGAAGGCGTCGATCCAGCACGGATCGGTCAGCGCGTGCTTGCCAGTGCATTCGGCGCGGCATTTGCCGAGGAATCGGTCGTTCCCGCAAAACTGGCGCTTCCTATTCCGCAATCGATGAACTTCGTCGAAGCAGCAGTATTCCGGGTCAGCTACGCGACCGCCTATTATGCGCTGGTCCAGCGCGGGCAGCTAAAGGCCGGGGAAACCGTGCTGGTTCTCGGGGCCGGAGGCGCTGTTGGCTATGCCGCGATTCAGGTTGCCAAAGCATTGGGTGCAAAGGTGATAGGGTCGGCGTCGAGTGAGACGAAGCGCGCGCTGGCGACGCAGGGCGGTGCCTTTGCAACTGTGGATTCGCGTTCTGAAACATGGCGCGATGATGTGAAGGCGGCCAACGGCGGACAGACGGTCGATGTCGTGATCGACCCCATCGGCGGCGCGGCCACCGAACCCGCGTTCCGGTCCCTCGCATGGAACGGCCGACTGCTGGTGATCGGTTTTGCCAGCGGCACAATCGCCAAGGTTCCGGCCAATCTGGCACTGTTGAAGGGCGCGTCGATGATCGGCGTCGATGTGCGTCAGTTCGGCGAATTTGAACCAGAGGCAGCGACCGCAAACGTGACGGCATTGTTCGACCTGTACGAAGCGGGCCATTTGCACCCTCCCATCGGACAGACTTACCCGCTCGACGAATTCGTAACGGCGATGGTCGAAGCGCGTGCCGGTGAAACGGCGGGGCGCATTGTGCTGACGATGGACCCTATAGCGCCAGTGGATAGCCACCCGACACTTTGA
- a CDS encoding nuclear transport factor 2 family protein translates to MSNLCEDREAIRHLMAVYNINGDRGRVGALADAFAEDGVIEFSGVTTRGRAAIIERLSGGGGTKRNPALEVSRHHITTSLIEVEDDVAQARTYFQVLTNEGLDHHGHYVDRLVRTDGRWQIAHRQVRIDYQKADSLYPPFHVRGRAPASA, encoded by the coding sequence ATGAGTAATTTGTGCGAAGATCGCGAGGCGATCCGCCATTTGATGGCGGTCTATAATATCAACGGCGACAGGGGACGCGTTGGGGCACTTGCCGATGCTTTCGCCGAAGATGGTGTGATTGAGTTTTCCGGCGTGACGACAAGGGGCCGTGCCGCAATTATCGAGCGGCTTTCGGGCGGCGGTGGGACCAAACGCAACCCGGCGCTGGAAGTGTCACGGCATCACATCACCACGTCATTGATCGAGGTCGAGGACGACGTCGCGCAGGCACGGACGTATTTTCAGGTGCTGACGAACGAGGGGCTCGATCATCACGGTCATTATGTCGACCGCCTCGTGCGGACGGATGGGCGCTGGCAAATCGCGCATCGACAGGTACGGATTGACTATCAAAAGGCGGACTCGCTTTATCCGCCGTTCCACGTTCGCGGCCGCGCGCCCGCATCAGCCTGA
- a CDS encoding SDR family NAD(P)-dependent oxidoreductase, which produces MTPNFDGKVAVITGAGAGFGAAFARALAQRGAAVALLDIDSAAAEHEARAIRDRGGLATGYGCDVADDAAFDDVLARIVAERGGVDILINNAGLHSAEFNKGFAELGSAASRRLIDVNIMGVVNGSVACRPVMAARGGGVILNISSIAAWSCTTAYGVSKLAVRGLTLSFAHEFAGDNIRVNAIAPGLIATDKIRGDFPPAFFDHFANTLQSVHRTGEVDDVVSAMLYLCSDQSSFVTGETLKVSGGYPLAL; this is translated from the coding sequence TTGACCCCGAACTTTGATGGCAAGGTCGCCGTAATCACGGGCGCGGGTGCGGGTTTTGGCGCAGCATTTGCCCGTGCGCTCGCACAACGGGGCGCAGCAGTCGCGCTGCTCGATATCGACAGCGCCGCCGCCGAACACGAGGCGAGGGCAATCCGTGACAGGGGCGGATTGGCGACCGGTTATGGCTGCGATGTCGCAGACGATGCCGCGTTCGATGATGTCCTTGCGCGCATCGTTGCCGAACGTGGCGGGGTTGATATTCTCATCAACAACGCCGGGCTGCACAGCGCCGAATTTAACAAGGGCTTTGCCGAACTTGGGTCCGCCGCAAGCCGGCGGCTGATCGACGTCAACATAATGGGCGTCGTCAACGGGTCGGTTGCCTGTCGACCGGTCATGGCGGCGCGGGGCGGCGGTGTTATCCTCAATATCTCATCAATTGCAGCATGGTCATGCACAACGGCTTATGGCGTTTCGAAACTTGCTGTGCGCGGGCTGACGCTGTCGTTTGCGCACGAATTTGCCGGTGACAATATCCGCGTCAACGCCATCGCACCGGGCCTGATCGCGACTGATAAAATCCGAGGCGACTTTCCGCCCGCGTTTTTCGACCATTTCGCCAATACGCTGCAATCTGTGCATCGTACCGGCGAGGTCGATGACGTGGTTTCGGCAATGTTGTACCTGTGTTCCGACCAGTCGAGTTTCGTGACTGGCGAAACGCTCAAAGTGTCGGGTGGCTATCCACTGGCGCTATAG
- a CDS encoding NAD(P)H-dependent flavin oxidoreductase, with protein MMSIDWSQLRLPVMQAPMLICSSLELVIASCRAGIIGAFPSGNPRAPENLDAWLGAIRDAEAESLDRGERFAPFCVNLLASNAIDQQVRAERLETCRKARVPLILTNLGDPKAEVEAAHEWGGTVFHDVTTMRFAEKAIASGVDGLMLVGGGAGGHAGTLNPFAFLPQVRRIFDGTIMLAGGIADGNGIAAALALGADIVVMGTRFIATRESGTFDPHKQMLVDSRSEDVLYTDAIAGMAASFLRPSMIEHGLDPDNLPPPKGMHRPDLPTGVKAWKNIWSGGHSTGLIDDIPSVAELVDRLDAEFIGARNPGDWRAALLRSLT; from the coding sequence ATGATGAGCATCGATTGGTCACAATTGCGCCTGCCTGTGATGCAGGCACCAATGTTGATCTGCTCCAGTCTGGAACTCGTCATCGCCTCCTGTCGCGCAGGCATAATCGGCGCGTTTCCCAGCGGCAATCCACGCGCGCCCGAAAACCTCGATGCCTGGCTGGGCGCCATTCGCGATGCGGAAGCCGAAAGTCTGGACCGTGGCGAACGCTTTGCGCCGTTTTGCGTCAATCTGCTGGCGTCCAATGCGATCGACCAGCAGGTGCGGGCCGAACGCCTTGAAACCTGCCGGAAAGCGCGCGTGCCGCTGATCCTCACCAATCTTGGCGATCCAAAGGCAGAGGTCGAGGCGGCGCATGAATGGGGCGGCACCGTATTCCATGACGTGACGACGATGCGCTTTGCCGAAAAGGCAATTGCGTCGGGGGTCGACGGGTTGATGCTCGTTGGCGGTGGCGCGGGTGGTCATGCAGGGACGCTCAATCCCTTTGCATTCCTGCCGCAGGTCCGGCGCATATTCGATGGCACGATCATGCTGGCGGGCGGCATTGCGGATGGCAACGGTATCGCTGCCGCGCTCGCGCTGGGGGCCGATATCGTCGTGATGGGCACGCGGTTCATCGCCACGCGCGAATCGGGCACCTTTGATCCGCACAAGCAGATGCTGGTGGATTCGCGAAGTGAGGACGTGCTTTACACCGATGCGATTGCGGGAATGGCGGCAAGTTTCCTGCGCCCATCGATGATCGAACACGGCCTCGACCCGGATAATCTGCCGCCGCCAAAGGGGATGCACCGGCCCGATTTGCCGACGGGCGTCAAGGCGTGGAAAAACATCTGGAGCGGCGGACACTCGACCGGCCTGATCGACGATATCCCAAGCGTTGCCGAACTGGTCGATCGACTGGATGCCGAGTTTATCGGCGCCCGCAATCCGGGTGACTGGCGCGCTGCGCTGTTGAGGAGCCTAACATGA
- a CDS encoding enoyl-CoA hydratase-related protein gives MTEGTDTGPVVLVENEGGVRIITLNRPDRLNALNETIMASLADAAADAARDGSVGCVVVTGAGRGFCAGGDLKGGAMKPQPANQDTGGRTEQGFARLRGFMETSRLLHEMPKPTIAMINGPVAGAGIGIAGACDLRFAGESASFLSAFDRIGAGGDFGSSWFWSKILGTGVARELFFLGEKLEAQAALAKGVYTRLFPDADLRAETLKAAHRLADGPRMGYRYMKANLNFAEDAQFEAALDHEALNMGLSTIATAQIYKATQEAKAQ, from the coding sequence ATGACCGAAGGTACGGATACCGGACCTGTAGTGCTGGTGGAAAATGAAGGCGGTGTGCGGATTATCACGCTCAATCGCCCCGACCGGCTGAACGCGCTGAACGAAACGATCATGGCATCGCTTGCCGACGCGGCAGCCGATGCGGCGCGCGATGGGTCGGTGGGGTGTGTCGTGGTGACAGGCGCTGGCCGTGGCTTTTGCGCAGGCGGCGACCTGAAAGGCGGAGCAATGAAACCGCAGCCAGCCAATCAGGACACCGGCGGGCGTACCGAACAGGGCTTCGCTCGTTTGCGTGGCTTCATGGAAACGTCGCGGCTGCTTCACGAAATGCCCAAACCCACGATTGCAATGATCAATGGTCCCGTTGCCGGGGCTGGGATCGGCATTGCGGGCGCGTGCGACCTGCGATTTGCCGGCGAATCCGCAAGTTTCCTGAGTGCCTTCGACCGGATCGGAGCCGGTGGCGATTTCGGGTCAAGCTGGTTCTGGTCGAAAATACTCGGCACCGGCGTCGCGCGCGAATTGTTCTTTCTTGGAGAAAAACTCGAGGCGCAGGCGGCGCTTGCCAAGGGCGTCTACACCCGCCTGTTCCCCGATGCGGACCTCCGCGCTGAGACGTTGAAGGCCGCGCATCGCCTCGCTGACGGACCGCGCATGGGCTATCGTTATATGAAGGCGAATCTCAATTTTGCCGAGGATGCGCAGTTCGAAGCGGCGCTCGATCACGAAGCGCTGAATATGGGATTATCCACGATAGCAACGGCGCAAATTTACAAGGCGACGCAGGAAGCAAAGGCGCAATAA
- a CDS encoding enoyl-CoA hydratase-related protein produces MTMDFIRVSAANHVTTVTLNRPEVMNAINGGMHQELQAAFDDFAADPEQYICVVTGAGPKAFCAGSDLKAVALRGEHPVYPKSGYAGLIERFDCAKPLIAAVNGLALGGGFEVALACDVIIAADTASFGLPEPLVGAIAFGGGLHRLAREIGTKQAMGMILTARRVSAAEGYRLGFVNEVVAADELDAAIARWCAEILRAAPAALRASKEVVYRGLDEPSLQAALANQSSYPAYEAWRSSEDATEGPLAFSEKRAPVWTGR; encoded by the coding sequence ATAACCATGGACTTCATCCGCGTTTCCGCAGCGAACCACGTCACCACCGTCACCCTGAACCGCCCCGAAGTGATGAACGCCATCAACGGCGGGATGCACCAGGAATTGCAGGCCGCGTTCGATGACTTCGCCGCCGACCCTGAGCAATATATCTGTGTGGTCACGGGTGCTGGACCAAAGGCGTTCTGCGCGGGAAGCGACCTGAAAGCGGTGGCGTTGCGCGGAGAGCATCCGGTCTATCCCAAGAGTGGCTATGCCGGGCTGATCGAGCGGTTCGACTGTGCCAAGCCATTGATCGCCGCAGTCAACGGCCTTGCGCTCGGCGGCGGGTTCGAGGTGGCGCTGGCGTGCGACGTGATTATTGCCGCCGATACCGCAAGCTTCGGACTGCCGGAACCGCTGGTCGGTGCCATCGCATTCGGTGGCGGGTTGCACCGGCTGGCGCGTGAGATCGGCACGAAACAGGCGATGGGTATGATCCTGACGGCGCGACGGGTGAGCGCAGCGGAAGGGTATCGGCTGGGGTTCGTCAACGAAGTCGTGGCTGCCGACGAACTGGACGCGGCGATTGCGCGCTGGTGTGCAGAGATACTGCGGGCGGCCCCTGCTGCACTGCGCGCGTCGAAGGAAGTCGTTTATCGCGGGCTGGATGAGCCGAGCCTGCAAGCCGCGCTCGCCAATCAGTCGAGCTATCCGGCCTATGAGGCGTGGCGATCGAGTGAGGATGCCACAGAAGGCCCGCTCGCATTCTCCGAAAAGCGCGCACCGGTCTGGACCGGCCGATGA
- a CDS encoding Zn-ribbon domain-containing OB-fold protein, translating to MSVPRPLPVTDRDSAAYWTGGANGQLLIERCNGCAYLIHPPTGFCPVCESRDTAPHAVSGRASIISCTVNHKQWMPDLPVPYVLALVALDEQADVLLATNIVDCAPETVFIGMKVQVRFEQNEDLWVPLFAPVESGK from the coding sequence ATGAGCGTCCCCCGCCCCCTGCCCGTCACCGATCGCGACAGTGCCGCATATTGGACCGGAGGCGCAAACGGACAACTGCTTATCGAGCGGTGCAATGGCTGTGCTTATCTGATCCATCCACCGACCGGTTTTTGCCCGGTCTGCGAAAGCCGCGATACCGCGCCGCACGCGGTGTCCGGGCGCGCGTCGATCATCAGTTGCACGGTAAATCACAAACAGTGGATGCCCGATCTGCCGGTGCCCTATGTGCTCGCACTGGTCGCGCTCGACGAGCAGGCAGATGTGCTGCTCGCCACCAACATCGTCGATTGCGCGCCTGAAACGGTCTTTATCGGCATGAAGGTTCAGGTCCGCTTCGAACAAAATGAGGATTTGTGGGTGCCTCTGTTCGCCCCTGTGGAGTCGGGCAAATGA
- a CDS encoding thioesterase family protein, whose protein sequence is MNNDRTTPEAYFHPSAGGYIPTEAAASPWDGAHLSGVAIGGLLAHAIDGVSGEMSIARLTIDILGTAPRVETTVAVRTLREGNRLRLVEAELSSGGRVSGRATALLVRVAETPAIESPLAYPPPESFPSAKPPSSPALANAIQRRIVYGSSRDPGPGAMWVRIDIAMVAGTPLSPLVRSAMMGDMGGAIGSVLPVRGFTFANVDIAIHFSRMPRGEWLLIDSLTDTAGNGLGIVSSVFSDRDGVYARGHQALFVSPR, encoded by the coding sequence TTGAACAACGACCGTACAACGCCTGAAGCATATTTCCACCCCTCGGCTGGCGGCTATATTCCGACCGAGGCGGCGGCCAGTCCGTGGGATGGCGCGCATCTCAGCGGTGTGGCGATCGGCGGGCTGCTGGCGCACGCGATCGACGGCGTCAGCGGCGAAATGTCGATTGCGCGACTGACGATCGACATACTCGGCACCGCGCCGCGCGTGGAAACCACCGTCGCGGTTCGGACATTGCGCGAAGGCAATCGCCTGCGGCTGGTCGAGGCCGAACTTTCTTCAGGAGGCCGCGTATCGGGGCGCGCGACCGCTTTACTGGTCCGGGTTGCCGAAACGCCCGCGATCGAAAGCCCGCTGGCTTATCCGCCGCCCGAGAGTTTCCCGAGTGCCAAGCCACCGAGCAGCCCGGCGCTCGCCAATGCGATCCAACGGCGCATCGTTTACGGGAGTTCTCGCGATCCCGGCCCCGGCGCGATGTGGGTCCGGATCGACATCGCAATGGTCGCGGGCACGCCGCTTTCACCGCTGGTCCGCTCCGCAATGATGGGGGACATGGGCGGCGCCATCGGCAGCGTATTGCCGGTGCGGGGTTTCACTTTTGCCAATGTCGATATCGCGATCCATTTCAGCCGGATGCCGCGCGGCGAATGGCTGCTGATCGATTCACTGACCGACACGGCGGGCAACGGCCTGGGCATCGTCAGCAGCGTGTTTTCGGATCGTGACGGCGTGTACGCACGCGGTCATCAGGCGCTGTTTGTGTCGCCGCGATAA
- a CDS encoding alpha/beta fold hydrolase — MTNDVAIAFLHGGKQGSWVWDEVRAAIKQQAGARAPEMVALDVPGCGIKSGRNVESLALADVVTELTADLGAVNASRLMLVGHSQAGTVLPRLAAAQRGRVAKIAYLACSVPAEGQTLAAMLGTGRQGEHEDQVGWPFDRETTSPEAMFSTMFCNDMKPAAQSAFLAKLGGDDWPSACATTDTVWGCEAVRDIPTHYVIALRDQILTPPWQERFAARLGASEISRIDAGHQLMQTRPQAVAETLLAQLKDIV, encoded by the coding sequence ATGACGAACGACGTCGCGATCGCGTTCCTGCATGGCGGGAAACAGGGCAGCTGGGTCTGGGATGAGGTTCGCGCTGCTATAAAGCAACAGGCCGGTGCGCGCGCGCCCGAAATGGTGGCGCTCGACGTGCCGGGATGCGGCATAAAGAGCGGGCGCAACGTGGAATCGCTGGCTCTTGCCGATGTCGTGACCGAACTCACTGCGGATTTAGGGGCCGTCAACGCATCCCGGCTGATGCTGGTCGGACATTCGCAGGCAGGAACCGTCTTGCCCCGCCTTGCCGCTGCGCAACGTGGACGCGTGGCAAAGATCGCCTATCTCGCCTGTTCGGTGCCTGCCGAAGGTCAGACGCTGGCGGCCATGCTGGGCACGGGCCGACAGGGCGAGCATGAGGATCAGGTCGGCTGGCCCTTCGACCGCGAAACAACTTCGCCCGAAGCAATGTTTTCAACAATGTTCTGCAACGACATGAAGCCGGCTGCGCAATCGGCATTTCTGGCAAAGCTCGGTGGTGACGACTGGCCGTCAGCGTGCGCCACGACAGATACAGTATGGGGATGTGAAGCCGTCCGCGATATCCCCACACATTATGTGATCGCATTGCGCGACCAGATCCTGACACCGCCGTGGCAGGAACGCTTCGCCGCACGCCTTGGCGCGTCCGAAATCAGCCGGATCGACGCCGGCCACCAGCTTATGCAGACACGACCGCAGGCCGTTGCAGAGACCTTGCTTGCCCAACTGAAGGATATCGTATGA
- a CDS encoding acyl-CoA dehydrogenase family protein yields MRFHPSEEQLAIQDAVRGTLEDVWPKSRVQAFVEGEADFDAESWAALMALGLGGLLLPEDKGGAGLALLDAAMVAEVAGQAAAAGPLAAQMLTAMTVSKSKNEAAQAHLEKLASGESIATFAFGGEWLPETWDATPDKGSVRFVQSASAANLFLLGTAGGGIALVEAGEGVTVEPVKSSDRTRRLSTVTFAGAKAYQLFEAGDPFVARIFDAALVLTAADALGGAQYCVDLSVAYAKEREQFGQPIGRFQALKHQLAQMALEVEPSRALVWYAGYAHDADLPDAARAAAMAKAHLADRFVSVARAAVAAHGGIGYTWEYGLNNWFRRSLFDRAYLGSPAIHRARSADLAGW; encoded by the coding sequence ATGAGGTTTCACCCAAGCGAGGAACAGCTCGCGATTCAGGATGCCGTGCGCGGTACGCTTGAGGATGTGTGGCCGAAGTCACGCGTTCAGGCATTCGTCGAGGGCGAAGCCGATTTCGACGCCGAAAGCTGGGCGGCGCTGATGGCGCTGGGTCTGGGCGGTCTGTTGCTGCCTGAAGACAAGGGCGGGGCAGGTCTGGCTTTGCTGGATGCAGCGATGGTCGCCGAAGTCGCTGGACAAGCCGCCGCAGCGGGGCCGCTGGCTGCACAAATGCTGACGGCAATGACCGTCAGCAAATCGAAGAACGAGGCCGCGCAGGCGCACCTTGAAAAGCTCGCCAGTGGCGAAAGCATCGCGACGTTCGCATTCGGTGGCGAGTGGCTGCCCGAGACATGGGACGCAACGCCCGATAAAGGCAGCGTCCGTTTCGTCCAGTCGGCAAGTGCCGCAAATCTTTTCCTGCTCGGTACGGCCGGTGGCGGCATTGCGCTGGTCGAAGCGGGCGAGGGCGTCACTGTTGAGCCGGTGAAGTCGAGCGATCGTACGCGGCGGTTATCGACGGTCACTTTCGCCGGTGCAAAGGCGTATCAACTGTTCGAAGCTGGCGACCCATTCGTCGCGCGGATATTCGACGCGGCATTGGTGCTGACCGCTGCCGATGCGTTGGGTGGCGCGCAATATTGCGTCGATCTGTCGGTTGCCTATGCAAAGGAACGCGAGCAGTTCGGTCAGCCGATCGGCCGGTTTCAGGCACTGAAGCATCAACTCGCTCAAATGGCGCTTGAAGTCGAACCGTCGCGCGCTCTGGTCTGGTACGCGGGCTATGCTCATGACGCCGATTTGCCCGATGCCGCACGCGCAGCCGCGATGGCAAAGGCCCATCTTGCGGACCGCTTCGTATCGGTTGCACGCGCGGCGGTCGCGGCGCACGGTGGTATCGGTTACACTTGGGAATATGGGCTGAACAACTGGTTCCGCCGATCATTGTTCGATCGAGCGTATCTGGGCAGTCCGGCGATCCACCGCGCCCGTTCGGCAGATCTGGCCGGATGGTGA
- a CDS encoding DUF2889 domain-containing protein, which produces MVIEVEPAALGLSLAGTPLPVFDHAPNNPMGASPLRRPGSTRRTSSIDVTWPDGRDGVAVLAADARDILTPFSGGAPQILAQDHADVLADHRVIRTISSIPPRPALAQLAGARAGGHLRSALDAVLHEERIAGTPLYLLLDDLAGATLVAGWAWSRWTKDWYSGLPKEEIEAHLRQMEGICIGFRPGSSALGAGGIPRPDQNATRVVPLQHPDDPDGWHPLLDRGGTNFRRARRIDVWREDGLIHIDSAFQDSASAPDGGQRIAVHEYRLTATADGDATTLLSAVATAGTLPYAECPAAPTNISAMVGTPLRDLRQAVLLTLRKTAGCTHLNDAVRALAEVPRLAAALPVASAN; this is translated from the coding sequence ATGGTGATCGAGGTCGAACCCGCCGCACTTGGGCTCTCGCTTGCGGGAACGCCCTTGCCGGTGTTCGACCACGCACCAAATAATCCGATGGGCGCGTCCCCTTTGCGGCGTCCCGGTTCTACCCGGAGAACGTCGTCGATCGACGTGACCTGGCCCGATGGGCGCGATGGGGTTGCTGTCCTTGCGGCGGACGCGCGCGATATCCTGACGCCGTTTTCCGGTGGTGCGCCGCAGATTCTGGCGCAGGATCATGCCGATGTTCTGGCCGATCATCGGGTAATCCGGACGATCAGCAGCATTCCGCCACGTCCGGCGCTGGCGCAACTTGCCGGTGCCCGCGCTGGCGGCCATTTGCGGTCCGCCCTCGACGCTGTGCTCCACGAGGAACGGATCGCCGGCACACCGCTGTACCTGCTGCTCGACGATCTTGCCGGTGCTACTCTGGTTGCGGGCTGGGCTTGGTCGCGCTGGACTAAGGACTGGTATTCGGGACTGCCGAAAGAGGAAATCGAAGCGCATTTGCGTCAGATGGAGGGAATCTGCATCGGCTTCCGTCCCGGCTCGAGCGCGCTTGGTGCGGGTGGCATACCCCGGCCCGATCAGAACGCCACGCGCGTGGTACCCTTGCAACATCCCGACGATCCAGATGGCTGGCACCCGTTGCTCGATCGCGGCGGGACCAATTTCCGCCGGGCGCGCCGGATCGACGTGTGGCGTGAAGATGGTCTGATCCATATCGATTCCGCATTTCAGGACAGCGCCAGCGCACCCGATGGCGGACAGCGGATTGCCGTCCACGAATATCGCCTGACCGCCACCGCCGATGGTGATGCCACGACGCTGTTATCGGCGGTCGCGACGGCGGGTACACTGCCCTATGCCGAATGCCCGGCCGCGCCGACCAACATCAGCGCGATGGTCGGCACGCCCTTGCGGGATCTTCGGCAGGCGGTGTTGCTCACCTTACGTAAAACTGCCGGTTGTACCCATTTGAACGATGCGGTGCGTGCGCTTGCCGAAGTTCCGCGACTGGCGGCGGCTTTGCCGGTGGCGAGCGCCAATTGA
- a CDS encoding acyl-CoA dehydrogenase family protein, with product MDLSYGTEAEDFRTEVRKFLRDNWQAKGLRGSELKDYVRAFRTRATDAGYLYRAIPKEFGGSEQPADVVRAQVIREEFASTRAPMEITGNGMNMLVPTLLERGTPEQRETFIRSTMSGDFTWGQGYSEPGTGSDLASVRTKAELVGDEWVINGQKIWTSQGDRATHMFALVRTEPQASKHAGISYLLIDLDQPGVTRRPIRQLTGDAGFYEFFFDNAKAPAGWLVGDRGDGWNVSRTTLKHERAAIGSATSLGGQFDKLIELAREITRDGRPAIEDPQIRQALTRIEGWVMAHRYSSYRLFSLAAAGEESGPIGLMMKLLLTETGHEMALAAQDLIGDDALVEPAPAGTRGRGPEKWLDQVMGSLGNSIAGGTTNIQRNIIAERGLGLPRDLAMELDR from the coding sequence ATGGACCTAAGCTATGGCACGGAAGCAGAAGACTTCCGCACCGAAGTACGCAAATTCCTGCGTGACAACTGGCAGGCGAAGGGTCTGCGGGGAAGCGAACTAAAGGATTATGTCCGCGCGTTCCGGACACGCGCGACCGATGCAGGCTATTTGTACCGCGCCATTCCAAAGGAATTTGGTGGGTCAGAGCAGCCCGCCGATGTGGTGCGCGCGCAGGTCATCCGTGAAGAGTTTGCCAGCACCCGCGCCCCGATGGAGATCACCGGTAACGGCATGAATATGCTGGTGCCGACACTGCTTGAGCGTGGCACGCCGGAGCAGCGCGAAACCTTTATCCGTTCGACGATGTCGGGCGATTTCACATGGGGGCAGGGCTATTCTGAACCCGGCACCGGTTCCGATCTCGCCTCCGTCCGTACCAAGGCGGAACTTGTCGGTGATGAATGGGTCATCAATGGTCAGAAGATCTGGACGAGCCAGGGCGACCGCGCGACGCACATGTTTGCGTTGGTCCGTACCGAGCCGCAGGCCAGCAAACACGCCGGTATCTCTTATCTGCTGATCGACCTCGACCAGCCCGGCGTTACGCGCCGTCCGATCCGCCAACTGACCGGTGACGCAGGCTTTTACGAATTCTTCTTCGACAATGCGAAGGCACCGGCTGGCTGGCTGGTGGGTGACCGCGGCGATGGCTGGAACGTGTCGCGAACCACGCTGAAGCATGAACGCGCCGCCATCGGTTCGGCGACGTCGCTTGGCGGCCAGTTCGACAAGTTGATCGAACTCGCCAGGGAAATCACCCGCGATGGTCGCCCCGCCATCGAAGACCCCCAAATTCGTCAGGCGCTGACCCGAATTGAGGGCTGGGTAATGGCCCACCGCTATTCCAGCTACCGGCTGTTCAGCCTCGCTGCCGCCGGGGAGGAATCGGGTCCGATCGGACTTATGATGAAGCTGCTGCTGACCGAAACGGGTCATGAAATGGCGCTCGCTGCTCAGGATCTGATCGGCGACGATGCGCTGGTCGAACCGGCTCCTGCCGGAACGCGCGGTCGCGGCCCCGAAAAATGGCTCGATCAGGTCATGGGTTCGCTCGGCAATTCGATTGCTGGTGGCACAACCAATATTCAGCGTAATATCATCGCAGAGCGGGGCCTCGGCCTGCCGCGCGATCTGGCGATGGAGCTCGACCGATGA